One Candidatus Omnitrophota bacterium genomic region harbors:
- a CDS encoding glycosyltransferase → MKMDKPDLAVVVITKNEEKKIRRCLSSVSSLASQIIVVDDVSTDDTAGIARSEFAAKVIVNPASGNFDNQRNLGIEAAEREWILQMDADEEVPEETARAIKNAIAGGTDAAAFSLVRRDCVFGVPLKHAGQEKAVKLFRKGRARYTGSKIHETLRVDGRTGEIDSFVLHYNFDSIRQVIARWNYYTDIESASYIRENGYPPLGPIKKRLLYKSVKLFYKHYIKRGASRDGVHGLIWAVLHVISPLLFWLKVYEKSVKENFGG, encoded by the coding sequence ATGAAGATGGATAAACCTGATCTGGCAGTAGTCGTAATTACCAAGAACGAGGAGAAAAAGATACGCAGATGCCTCTCCTCCGTTTCCAGTCTGGCCTCGCAGATAATCGTCGTGGACGATGTCTCCACGGACGATACGGCTGGCATAGCCCGGAGCGAATTCGCGGCCAAAGTGATAGTCAACCCCGCCTCGGGGAACTTCGATAACCAGCGCAATCTGGGCATTGAAGCGGCTGAACGTGAATGGATCCTTCAGATGGACGCCGATGAAGAGGTCCCCGAAGAAACCGCCAGGGCCATAAAAAACGCTATTGCCGGTGGAACTGATGCGGCGGCCTTCTCCCTGGTGCGCCGCGACTGTGTCTTCGGTGTTCCCCTCAAGCACGCCGGTCAGGAGAAGGCGGTCAAGCTCTTCAGAAAAGGAAGGGCCCGTTACACGGGAAGCAAGATACATGAAACCCTCCGGGTCGACGGTAGAACGGGTGAAATTGATTCTTTTGTCCTTCACTATAACTTCGACTCGATCCGCCAGGTTATCGCCCGATGGAACTATTATACGGATATCGAATCGGCCTCTTACATCAGGGAGAACGGATACCCGCCGCTTGGGCCCATAAAAAAACGTCTTCTTTACAAATCCGTGAAACTTTTCTACAAGCATTACATCAAAAGGGGTGCTTCCAGGGACGGAGTACATGGGCTGATCTGGGCGGTGCTGCACGTGATAAGCCCGCTATTGTTCTGGCTAAAGGTCTATGAAAAAAGCGTGAAAGAGAACTTCGGAGGATAG
- the ychF gene encoding redox-regulated ATPase YchF — translation MKLGIIGLESSGKTTVFNALTGAEKEVGSFGKIEAHLAVVKVPDERLDWLSNLYKPKKTVHATIEFVDIPGSINDSSDPKVIASAREVEAFVFVLRAFENPNVPHPMETIDPQRDFEQIKTGLIVADMSIAEKRIERLDKSVSKGAGTEEEKTELAALRKVMEKLLEELPASEAELTEAEEKTVRSFQFLTLKPYLTLLNVSDNALKSTETTDNVKDLPSCMAMSANIEMEIRKLDEEDREDFLEDLGIEELSLNSFIRKAYETLGLICFFTVGEDEVRAWTIPRGLTAVKAAGKIHSDLERGFIRAEVFSFEDLKDAGSEREVKNAGKFRLEGKDYVVKDGDILSIKFNV, via the coding sequence TCAACGCGCTCACGGGCGCCGAAAAAGAGGTGGGTTCTTTCGGTAAGATCGAGGCTCATCTGGCAGTGGTGAAAGTGCCCGACGAACGGCTGGACTGGCTTTCGAATCTCTACAAACCCAAGAAGACCGTGCATGCCACGATTGAGTTCGTCGATATCCCCGGCAGCATAAATGACTCGTCCGACCCAAAGGTCATCGCATCGGCCCGCGAAGTAGAAGCCTTCGTTTTCGTGCTCAGGGCTTTTGAGAACCCCAACGTGCCCCACCCCATGGAAACGATAGACCCGCAGCGGGATTTCGAGCAGATAAAAACGGGGCTTATCGTCGCCGATATGTCCATAGCCGAAAAGCGCATCGAACGGCTTGACAAATCCGTATCCAAGGGGGCGGGGACCGAAGAGGAAAAGACGGAACTGGCAGCGCTCAGAAAAGTGATGGAAAAACTCCTGGAGGAGCTTCCCGCATCCGAAGCGGAACTGACCGAAGCCGAAGAAAAAACCGTAAGGTCTTTCCAGTTCCTCACACTGAAGCCCTATCTTACCCTTCTTAATGTTTCCGATAACGCGCTGAAGTCAACCGAAACGACCGATAACGTCAAGGATCTGCCCAGCTGCATGGCCATGTCCGCGAACATCGAGATGGAAATACGCAAGCTAGATGAAGAGGACCGCGAGGACTTTCTCGAGGATCTGGGCATTGAAGAATTGTCGCTGAACTCGTTCATACGCAAAGCCTATGAGACCCTGGGGCTTATCTGTTTTTTTACGGTCGGAGAGGACGAAGTGAGGGCCTGGACCATTCCTCGCGGACTTACCGCGGTCAAGGCCGCGGGGAAGATCCATTCGGATCTGGAGCGAGGCTTCATCCGCGCCGAGGTCTTCTCCTTCGAGGACCTTAAGGACGCCGGTTCGGAACGCGAGGTCAAGAATGCGGGCAAATTCCGCCTGGAAGGCAAAGATTACGTGGTCAAGGATGGCGATATTCTTTCGATAAAATTCAACGTGTAA